Genomic window (Rossellomorea aquimaris):
ATTATAAAGCAATCCTATTCGATCTGGATGATACCTTACTTAACAGGGATCAGGCAGTAGAACAAATGTTTTCGGTTATTTTAGAAGAGTGTTATGAGGATATTCCACATCCAGCAAAAGACGAAATGTTGCATAGGTTCAAAGAATACGATAAAGGGAGCTATGGAGATAATAATAAGATAAACGTTTTGGAATCATTATTTGATGAGTTCCCACCGCAAAATAGATTACCGCGCCACGACATTCAAGATTTTTGGAATCATCATTTCCCACGATGTTTTTCTATCAATCAGCATACTCTTACTATCGTAAATACCATAAAGCAGCACGTTAAAGTTGGAATCATTACAAACGGTTCCACTCAGAGACAAAAAGCTAAAATAATGAACTCCGGGTTAACTAATTATTTCGATACAATCATTATTTCTGAAGAAGTGGGAATGACTAAACCCGACAAACGCATATTTGAATTAGCACTGCATAAGCTGAATGTGCAGCCGGAAGATGTCTTATTTGTAGGAGATGACTTAGAAAAGGATATTAGCGGCTGTCAACATGCACATATTAAGGGCATATGGTTCAATCCTCAAAGGATCAAGAATGATACCGATATCAAACCATATGCCGAAATCGATTCTTTTGATAGATTAATAAGCTATATTATTTAATGCCAACACGCCTGAGGTGAAAAAAGATGATTTTTGTATTCGATTTAGATGGGACGATTTGTTTTAAAGGAAAACCCTTAAGCCAAGAGATTTGTGATGCTTTAAACGTTTGTAAGCAACAGGGGCACGAAATTGTATTTGCTTCAGCAAGGCCGATTCGTGATTTATTACCTGTTCTGCCTGAAGAATTCCGGCAATATCGGATGGTTGGTGGGAATGGTGCCTTTACGTATGCAGATCAGGAGATTAAGACCCGTACTTTCACAATAGAAGCAGTAAATCATATAAAACAGATCATAGAAACCAACCAGCTGACTTATTTGATAGACAGTGATTGGGATTACAGCTACACAGGAGATCGTCATCATCCTATATTCCGTAATCTTGATCCTGAAAAGCGTGCTGTAAATCAGCCATTGGCTCAATTATCAAAGATCACGAAAATCGTATTGTTTACAAGAGATCAAGCCGTAAAACAACAACTGGAGAAGCTATCTGTACAAGTATACGAACACGGGAATGAAGAGTTAATGGATATAAGCCCGTCAGGAATACATAAGGTGGAGGGCCTGAGACAATTAGGCATACTTCCAGGTGAGTTTATTGCATTCGGAAATGACCAAAATGACTTAGAACTCTTTCAAAACGCAAAGTACAGTGTTTGTGTGGGAGAGCATCCAATAAAAGAATTTGCGTCGACTTTCATAGGGATTGAGGATGTTCCATTCAAAATAAAAGAAATCAGTGAATTATATCATCAAAGAGGACTACTGCTGGAAGCTGATATATATTCTGCTAGAGCATCGTACCATGGGCTTATCCAAACAAGGATGGGCTTCTTTTTTTGAAAAAATCTCTTGAGTAAGGTGCATTGTTTTGAAATAATTGGAAGTAGGTTTGGTTTCCATGGGGTTTATGGAACCATTTCATAGAGTTATACGTTTAAAAAGCAATAACAGAAAAGAGGATTAAATTTGTTTAGTTTACTTAATCTTGGAAGCCTCTTGCTTGGGCTCATTGCTTGGATACTCCCGGTTCTTAATCTAACCCGGGATAAAAAACAGAATAAAAATTGGGTTGTTCTTTCTATGATCAGTATCTATGCTTGTGGTATTTCACTATGCTTCCAGATTTTTTATACTTACCACAAAGTAACGGTGGAGGATTGGGCTGCTCTAATGGACACCATGTATGCCGTTGCTTATGTCTCGGCGATTCTTCTCACCGTTACGATCATACTAAATGTCATCACTTTGAAAGTTTATCGTGGCAGAACTGTAGAGTAGGATAAGTTAATTCTTATTATTGCCTGACCCCAAGCACGTTGAAGCTTTAACCTGCCGGGGTCCAGGTCATATTGGACAATGTTAAAAATCGAACCTTAGTGGAGGCAAATACATGATGAGCACGTTTGTCTATATGGTGAGACACGGTGAGTCACCAAAAGAAGGAAATGAAAGAACAAGAGGGTTTACTCCAAAAGGTCATTTGGATGCTAAGCGGGTAACTGACATATTGAAAGATGAGAAGATTGACGCAGTTGTTTCAAGCCCCTATATACGTTCAATCTTAACTGTCGAAAAGTTAGCTGAACAAATAGGGCAAGAAGTTATAGTATTTGAAGATTTAAAAGAGAGGATCTTTTCTTCTGATGATAATCGAGTTTCTGATAAGGAATTGGTTCCACTGTTGGAGAAGTCGTTCAAGGAATCAAAGTTCGCTCTAGAGGGAGGAGAATCAAATTCTGATTGCCAAAAAAGGGCAATTAACATTTTTAAAGAACTATTAGAAACATATAGAGATAAACATATCGTAATAGGATCACACGGGGGTGTAATGACCTTGATGATGGGATATTTCGATAGTAAGTATGACTTGAATTTTTTACATAGCACATCGAAACCTGATATTTATAGGTTGGAATTTAAAGATAAGGAATTGGTGGATGTTCGAAGGTTGTGGGGGGGAATTGAACCGAAATAAGCCATTTAATATAGGGAGTAGATGGGAATAGGTGTCTTAGGGAGAGAGGTATGACCATGAAAAAAGATAGATATTTTTTAGAGTTGGCTCTTGAAGAAGCAGAAAAAGCATTGGGTGAGAATACATATCCAGTTGGGGCTGTCATCGTGGATGAAAATCAGAACATCATTTCAAGAGGGCGTAATAGGGTACACCCGCAACAAGATGCGACTGCCCACGCTGAAATTGACGCTATCCGTAATGCTGGCAAATCAATATTTAAAGCGAAAGTCAACCGTGAGAAGTTTACAATATACACTTCATTGGAACCTTGTCCAATGTGCACGGGCGGGATACTGTTTGCCAATATTAAAAAAGTAGTTTGGTTACTAAACGATGATTTAGGTTTTGGCGGTTATAAAAAAATCAACGATACGAAAATATTTGAAAAGAAATTTCATGAAATTGAAGCTATTGAAGAACCTTACGGCGACTTGAAACAGAAACAAATGGAACTAATGAGTAAATGGATAACAAATCCTAATAATGTTACTAACTTACGAAAAGCTATTATTCCAGAATAGGGGGCTTATCCGCATTAAGGTAAGCTTCTTTTTTATAGAAAATAGTTATTGAGTTTGGATCATTCATTTGAAATAATTGGAATTAAGTAATAGCGTCGACAACCATTATAGTTCCTGAGGGTGAGAACAGTGAAAGAGAAAATAAAAGACACTGATTATTTTAGTTTATATGCCTTATTTGACGGAGTCTATGCAGCTATCGCAAAGCCGGACCAAGGTGCATGGAGTAATGCCGGTATCGTTGACTTGGGTGAGGAATTGCTGATTTTCGATTCATTTGCCACTCCTTCCGCTGCTTATGAGTTGAGGAAGCAGGCAGAAGAGATGACTGGGAAAAAAGTGAAGTACCTGATCAACAGTCATTATCACGGTGATCATGTATTTGGAAATCAAGCATTTTCAGATACAACGATTATTTCCACTTCTCTAACAAGGAAATGGTTTGAAGAGAAAAATAAAATAGTAGATTTGCAGACTGAAATAATAGAAACGGAAGACTATTTGAATAAGCTAAAAGGTCAGATCGTGATAACTACAGATAGAGTCTTGAAAGCCAGTCTCACTAATCAATATAAGGAAATGGCAGCCATTCTAAAAGACTTACCTACTATTAAGCTCGTGCTCCCAACCGTTCTTTTGGAAGAAAAGATGGTGATTGAAGGCTCAAAAAGAAAGGTTGAACTGCACTGTTTTGGAGGAGGCCATACCCCCAGTGACACATTTCTGTACTTACCCCAAGAGAAGATTGGGTTTATGGGTGATCTGGTCACGGTTGATTTACATTTACCCATTTATGATCCTGAAGAATTTAGTGCCATTCTAGAAAAGGTGAAGCTACTGGATATTGAGACTGTCGTACCTGGTCACGGATCTCCAGGGGGGAATGAATTGGTGTGTACTCTGGAAAAGTATATAGCCTTCTTGATTGAAAATGCGAGAGAAGCAGTGAAAAATGAAGTGCCATTAGAAGTCTTTGTTTCTAACTTAGAAATACCTGACGAATATGCCGAATGGAAAGGAGTTAATGGGATTAGAGGAAACCTAACTAAAGTGTACGCATTTTATGCCGGGTAAAATGATGAAATAAAATTATCCTGGTTTTCCTGAAGTGATCATTATATTTGTATGTTTAAAGTTGTTATATCAGATAAGATCGGCACCGGATTGGTTTGTATGACCATTAACTGAAGTACTTCCAATGTGATCAGTATCAATAATCAATTCACTTAATGATTTACTCCAGGATATCCAACCGTTTGGGAATGGACGGATCCCATGCTACCTTTTCATTATCTTGGAAGCTTCGGACCCGTCACTGGACATCCAGTAAATAGAAAGGAAGTTTTTAAATGAGTGACATTAAACTGCTTATTACTTTCAAAGGTGACCTTTACAATTATTCAATAGAACAGCTGAGGTATATTTCGGAAGAAGGGGTGTGGTCGATTGGACAGATGTATGACCATTTAATTGTTGTTGCCCATGAGTATCTTGATAGTATGGAAGAATGTGCTGCATTGAATGAGGAACAACCCTTTGGGAAAACCCAGTTTGGTGAGCAATTATTTGAGAACGGAGGGTTTCCACCTATTAAAATAAGGTTACCAGATGAACTAAATTCTCCACCAAATAATTCAGACAGCAAGGAAGAACTCATTAGCAGGATGGAACAATTAATCCAACGATTGACTCATTGGGAAACGAAAGTGGATTATATTCACCCGACCAATAAAGTTGAACATGGAGGATTCGGCTGGCTGAATGCAAAGGAATGGTATGATTTGGTCGGAATGCATTTTCGTCATCATTTACGTCAAAAAGATGAGTTGGAAAGGTACTTAGTATAGGTGGGAATTACATAGCGCTGCTGAAGATCGGACAGCTGATTTATCTTTTTGTTATTCTACAAACGGGGCAGGTTAGAGGTAGAAGGTTAGAAGGAATACCCTTTGAATTTATAAAATATTTAAAAGGGTAGATCTTAAAGATTCCGGTTCGTTCTATTAATAATTAGTCGCCTCTATAAAAGAAGGAGGAAATATTCATGCTGTTTATGATGATTGTCAAAGCCTCGAAGAATTCGGAAGCTGGAAATCTACCGAGCCCTGAGCTCATGGAAGCCATGACAAAGTACAATGAGCAATTAGTGAAGGCAGGCGTGCGGGTTATGGCTAAAGGACTTCATCCAAGTTCAAATGGGATTCGCCTTTCGTATCCGGAAGTTGAGGGAAAGCCGGTTGTTACGGAAGGACCATTTACGGATTCGAACGATTTAGTTGCCGGGTTCTTTCTGATTAATGTGAAGTCGAGGGAAGAAGCCATCGAGTGGGCCATGCGGATGCCGGACCCACAAGGACAAGGCGAAGGTCAGATTGAATTGCGTCAAGTATTTGAGGCGTAGGAGCAAACGAACAAAAAGTAAAGAATGTATTTTAATCAAATGAGCAATGTCATTTTTTTAACTAACAGAGGCTTATCCGCAATAAGGTAAGCTTCTTTTTTATGGAAATTAGCTATTGAGTTTTGATCATTGATTTGAAATAATTGGAATTAAGTGTTCGGACTGGTTAATTCAATAATCGGAAGGAAAAAGGTAGATAGAAAAGAAACTATTTGATCTACCCAATGGAATAAAGGAGAGAAGAGTATGAGTAAATCATTTATTGAACAAGTACATTATATTAGAATTCCAGTAAAAGATTTAGATCTGTCTGCCCAATGGTATAGAGATGTATTAGGGCTCCAGTTATTAAATATTACTGAGGAACTTGCGATTATAAAAGTAAATGAAGGACCTTTCTTACTTATCTTAGTTCCTACTGAAGATGAAACATTTGCACATTTTACAATTGATAATGAACCAGAATTTAGCATTGGCTTTACAAGTCCGGAATTATCTAAATTTCATCAACACTTAATGGATAATCAGGTTAAGGTCGAGGATATAAAAGAAGATAATGGTCATGCCTTTTTCCACTTTTATGACCCAAATGGTAATAAACTTCAAGTACACTGGTGAAGATTATACCTGCTTCATGAATTGGGACGATTGTGGAGAATACTCATGAGTAACAATTATAAGGGTAATTCAAGAGGAACAGGTTAGTGATATCGTTTGGTGTGGATGTGCCCGTCATAAGAAGAACTGCCGCTATTTTGGGGGGGAGATAACATGTTTGTTCTCATTTTTATCGGGGCATTTTGGGGTATTCTGTTATTTGTATTTACTTATACAGTTTCAAAGAAATTTAGCGCTTATTATATACCGTCACTTATCACTTTTCTTGCAGCCATTCTCATTACGGTTTATGGTTTTGTTTTCTTTCATGGATTTGAAGGAATGGTCTATGGATTCTTTGGAATAGGTTTCTTGATCACAGCGATATCCGGAACGTTCATTTTGAGATTCCTGGCGTCTGACGGTGTGAAAAAACTTTTTGTGAAGAGGGATAAGCTTATTCTCATTACAACGCCTTTTATCTTCATATCCTCTTTAATGATCCTTATATATAGTGGTGATAATTATTGGATCATTGATGAAGGAAGCACGAAGTTTGTTCATGGAGAGGACCGTGAATATGAAAATTACTATCGGGTCACCACAATCTCTGAAGGAAGAAAACAAGTAACATTGACTCTTGGTGAAGATTATTTGGGAAAGGACATTGACGTGGAAAAGGTAAGGCAGAAGGGTGGCACTGAGATCCTTGTCAATATAGGGGAAGGTGAACAACCAGATCAAACACCTTACATTATGATTGGAATCGATGAAATCAAGGAACCGGTTAGTGTGAAAACCACAGAGGGAGTAACGTTTGAATCAATTGATAAAAAAGTAATGGGAGAATAATAGTATTGAATCACAAGAGTCTACCAGTCCCTTTTATCATCTCTGTGGGTAATAGAGTCCTGCATAGTCAACAAGATACAATATGTGAAGGGGACCCTATTTTCGGAAGCAGATTATGGGCAAAAGGAGGCGAGAGACACATCCATTTCCTTTTTTAAAAAGTAAAAGGAGTGAAAAACAATGAATTTAGGAACTCCTATTGCCATTGGAAATACAGCAAAAGTATATCTTTATCAAAACAAGATTTTCAAAGTTTTTAATGATTCATTACCTGATAAAGAATCCACTAATGAAGCTCATAAGCAAAAGTATGCTTATTCGTGTGGACTCTCTGTGCCGAAAATAATTGATGTAACCAAAATAGATGGTAAACAGGTAATCATAATGGAGCACATAAAAGGGAGAACTATAGGGGATTTTCTAACAGATAACATGGAAGAAGCGGAATATTATATGAACATTTCTGTTGATATACAAATGAAAATACATAAAATCAAAGCAGATTCTATTGAACCGATGTCTGAAAAATTAAGTAGACAAATAGAATATGCACCAGGGTTGGATATTAAACTTAAATCTACCTTAATTAAAAAACTAGATTCAATGACCTTCGACGAAAAACTCTGTCATGGGGATTTTCATTTATTCAACTTAATTATGTCAGATCATAACGTCACCATTATCGACTGGGTTGATTCCAGTGCAGGGGATATACGTGCTGACGTATATCGAACGTATCTTTTGTATTCCCAGTTTTCGGAGGGATTGGCTGAAATGTATATGCGTCTTTATTGTGAGAAAAGCGGTCTGTCTAAAGATGAAATTTTTCAATGGGCGCCCATTATCGCTGCGGCAAGGTTGTCAGAGTGTGTTTCATCAGAAAAGCCAGAGCGTCTTTTGGAGATTGTTCATCAGTATTGTTCTATTTGACATAGACAGGATTACTTTTATAGGGGGATTGTTTTATGTTTGTTGTGAATGTAGAAGGTGCTATTCATCGCGATGGTAAGTGGCTTCTAATCCTGAGAAGCGAGAAAGAGGAACATGCAGGAGGCTGTCTTTCACTCGTCGGCGGCAAGTGTGAAATTGAAGGAGTTTCATCCGATATATTAGAAAGGACGTTACAAAGAGAAATATTTGAAGAGGTGGGAAGCGATGTCGCAGGTATTGAATATGTAAACAGCTCTTCCTTTGTTACTGATTCGGGCATCAATGTAATTGATATCGTTTTTCTGTGTCATCATAAATTGGGTGAACCTTTCGCAAAAAGCACTGAAGAAGTTGATGATGTATTTTGGATGACTACTTCAGAGATTCTTGCCCATCCGGAACTACCTGATTATTTAAAGAAAAACATAAAATTGGCAGAGGAAAAGATATAAGATAGTTATGCATATTCTTCAGAAGTAAGAAACCCACGACGAATCGCGTGCTTCTTTTTCGTTACAGAACCGTACAGACGTTTCTGAAAAAATAGATACATAAGGATTGAATACTATGATTCAACAATCACTAATTTTATCTGGAAAGCAAAAATTAGAGTGGAGACGAAATGAAATAAGGGAATTGGAATCCGATGAAATATTAATTCGGACCATTGCTGGAGCAATCAGTATCGGGGCTGAATTGCCACAATATAACGAATCAGATGTTACTAATCCCCATCCTCAATACCCAAGAGAAACTGGCTATGAAAGCTATGGGCAAGTTATAAAAGCAGGGGATGATGTTACGAATGTTAAAATAGGAGATCATGTACTCGCATTCTATGGTCATAAGGATGTAGGCATAGTAAAAGCAAATAAAGTAGTCAAGGTACCGGATTCTGTTGAATATAGGTATGCTCTGCTTAATACGTTATCTTGTGATGCCGGAAAAGGAGTATTGAAGCTCAAACCTGAATTGAAAGATAAGGTTCTTATCACGGGTGCAGGAACAATGGGGCTATTGACCATTCACTTCTTGAAAAACTATATGAAAATAAACCATATTGATGTGTTAGAACCAGATGAATCGAGAAGAGAACTTGCACATACTTTGGGTGCATCTAATACCTATTCTTCTAAAGAACAAGTTCCTTCAGTCTTTTATGATTTTGGACTGGAATGTTCTGCGAGTATAAGTGCGTTTCACACCCAGTTGAAATCATTGAAGCACCAGAAAGAACTTTGTATATTATCAGATGGTAATAAAGATCTATTTTACCTAAATGAAGACTTTTACGAAAAAGAATTGAAAATTGTTGGTTCAAGTGATGGATGGGATTATCAGCAACACTCGATTTGGTTCTTTAATGAGAGTGTAAAAACCCCGCATTTATCTAAGATATTTAACTATGAGATTCATTCAGACCAGTTGATAGATTGTTTTGAGGAGCTCAGTAACCAAAAGAAAAGACCAATAAAGGTATTAGTGAAATATCTTTAAGCACGAAGCAATTAGCTTTAACATTATCGGACGGGATAGTGGGTAAAAGGGGTGTAAGTTACCTTATAATAACAAAGGAGTAATAAATTGAAATACAGGGTGAATGATTCATTACAATAAGTTTAATAGTACTATCTTTACTCTTACTCTTTTTTAAAAAGCCGACTAACACTGCTTTTGATGGATGGTTGGCCAGCGAATTCGATATTGAATGTAAAGTTCAAACGTGTGTACTGAACTCTCAAGAGTTTACGATAGTGAACAGGGAACATACAGACTACATATTTTTCAATCAGAAAAGCATTCAATTAGAAAGAAATGACGGTACATTTATGTTTGTTGAAAGTGTGGGTATATTAGATAATTTTATTCTCCATACATTTAAACCTCTTTATTAAGTTCATGGGGCTTATCCGCAATAAGATAAGCTTCTTTTTTATGGAATATAGTTATTGTGTTTATATCACCTATTTGAAATAATTGGTATAAAGGTAAATGCAGGGATTGTAATTAAGTATGTTTTTACAAGGAGAAGGGTCATGAAACATAAACCATTAAATGGATTATTCAGAATCGATTGCTCAGATATCTATCTACAAGAGTTCTCCATAGAAAATGCAGAAGATATATACAGAATATCAAATCAGCCAGAAATAGCTCAATATCTGCCAGACTGGAAATCTACAAAACAACAAAGGATGGACTGGGATACCCATCATGAAATACCAGCAAATAAAGCATTCCTAGAGGCCGCTGCCAAAACAACCAACATTGAAGGTCATACGTTAAAACTAGGGGTATTTAGTAAAGAGATGGATGAATTTATTGGTTGGTGCTGTACGGGTATTAAGAATGAGCTTCCTGCACCGAATAGAGAGATTATGTATGCCATTTCAAGTGAATATCAAGGGAAGGGTTACGCGACTTTAGCATCTATAGGGTTGATTAACTACTTATTTACGAATACCAATGTAGAAATCTTGAACGCAGTCGCTTTGATTGACAACGTTCCATCCAATAAAGTGATTGAGAAGTGTGGTTTAACCTACCAGGGACAACAGAGAATTGGAAATGAACTTTATCATCATTATAGATTGAGTAAGTCAGAGTGGAAGAGAAACATGAAGTAAAGTGCGACGATTGTCCGTCAACGTACATATGTGTATGAAAGTTTAAGGTGGTGCAAGTAAGATGAGTGATAAATGGTTAGAATGGGCAAAAAGGATCCAGGCATTATCTCAATCAGGGCTGTCCTTTTCAAAGGATGTTTACGATATTGAGAGATATGAAGAATTACGAACGATCAGTGCGGAGATCATGCAGGAATATACGGACTTAGACATGAGAAAAGTAAGGGACCTATTTACGAATGAATCAGGTTATCAGACACCGAAAGTAGATGTGCGCGGTGCCGTATTTGAGGATAACAAAATTTTAATGGTAAGAGAGAAAGTTGATGATAAATGGTCTCTCCCAGGTGGGTTTTGTGATGTGGGTCTGTCTCCAAGTGAAAACATCGTCAAAGAAATAAGAGAAGAATCTGGATATGATGTAACCCCTGTAAAATTACTCGCACTGCTCGATATGAACAAACATCCCCATCCCTCGCAACCGTACCATTACTATAAAATTTTCATTCAATGTGAGTTGACGGGTGGAGAGGCAAGAAGCGGAATCGAAACAAAAGGAATCAATTTTTTTGGTGAAGAGAATTTGCCGGAGCTATCAATCGGGAGAAATACAGAAACTCAGATCAACCTGCTGTTTGAATTCTTGAGAGATCCTAGTAAAGAAACAGTATATGATTAATGGTTATGAAGATAAAGGAATAATCTTTATATAGTAACTGGATGGATTAATTAATTGAGTAAGGGGAGACGAAAGGTGAGTATGACCCTTTTTGCTATCCTTCATATAATTGTTGGACTAGCATCAATATACTTTTACAAAAGCTTACCAAAAATTTTAACCACGTTTGTAATTGTATTTTTCACAATGAGCCTTTTGTATTGGGGAAAGGTAATTTTAGATTCTTTTTATTAAAGAGGGCAATGGTTTAAGATTCGCTGGAAGCATATAGAGATCGATGGGAGGGTCACAAACTTGAACAAGTACGGGCAAGACCTATTTAAAGGCACTGCAGGTTATTACTCGAAATACAGACCGATGTATCCTTCTTCTTTGATACGATTCCTGGTTGAAACGTTCTCTTTAAATGGGGAGCAGAACCTCCTTGATTTAGGCTGCGGCACAGGACAGCTTACCATAAGGTTTTCTGATTGGTGTCATAAAATAGTAGGTATAGATGTTGAACCGGAAATGATTGAAGAAGCTACGCGTATCGATCAGGAAGTAAGGATGGGGCAGATTCAGTGGTTCAATGGAACCTTGGAACAGTACACCCTTGAGAATCATGAGCATTTTTCTCTCGTGACGATAGCCAAGGCTTTTCATTGGATGGACAGACCCAAGGTACTAGAGGAATTATTTGATATGATTTCTCCTGGTGGCGGGGTAGCGATCATTGATAATTATGATCCCGATCAAACGTTGAAACCTTGGCAAGTAAGGTTTAATGAAGTGATTGAAGAATGGTATGGAAAAGATCGAAAGGCTGGAAATTCAACCTATACTCATCCCGTTACCAGTCATGAAGAAGTCATATCCCATTCTCAATTTGACCTTGAAGTTCATACCTTACCAACATACGAAATCACTTGGACCATTGAGTCGATACTTGGGAATCTGTATTCTACATCCTATGGATCCAAGCGTTTTCTTGGAAGTGACATCTCGCTATTTGAACGTGATGTGAGGGAGGCCATGCTCGATATTTGTGAATCTGGAGAATATAAAGAAGAATCAACGCTATCAGTGAAGATTGGGAGAAAACGGTTATGAAGAATACGGGAATTTCAGCAGGGTAAACGCATATGAAAAGAGAATGTTTACTATATCTGATTGTGGGAGGGAATTATAAATGAGCCAAAAATTATTAAGGGTTGGCACAACCTATATTCCAGTAACGAATGTGGATCTTTCATCTGAATGGTACATACATAAATTAGATGCAGAATTAAGCTATAAAGATGAAGATAAAGCCATCTTGAATCTTGCAAACCAAAGTATTTTTCTTGTTAAATCAAAAGAAAATCAAAGTGCTAATTTCATAGATATTTATGGTGAAGAACGATTTTCATTAACTTTTGAAGTGAATGGTTTAGAAGCGTTGGAAACACTGCATAAGGATTTTATAGACAATGGGATTCGGGTTGGCACTATTGAAAACAGAGGACACTCTGGAAGGAATTTTGTTTTTTATGATTTAGATGGAAATAAGTTTGATGTGTGGAGTGAGCTTAGTCCGATTTTCCGGGAGAAATATTTCATTTCACAGTGAACATGTAAAAACACGATGCGAATAATTATTAATGCGCAAAAAGGAGCTTAGGCAGCCCCCAGGTAAATTAAATAATCAAGTGTAAAACATGCTGAGGTCCTTTAGGTCCCTCATATATTTGTTTTTCATCTACGAATCCACATTTCAGGTAGAGGTTTATGGCTGCCGTGTTCCTTTTGTTAAC
Coding sequences:
- a CDS encoding GNAT family N-acetyltransferase, which codes for MKHKPLNGLFRIDCSDIYLQEFSIENAEDIYRISNQPEIAQYLPDWKSTKQQRMDWDTHHEIPANKAFLEAAAKTTNIEGHTLKLGVFSKEMDEFIGWCCTGIKNELPAPNREIMYAISSEYQGKGYATLASIGLINYLFTNTNVEILNAVALIDNVPSNKVIEKCGLTYQGQQRIGNELYHHYRLSKSEWKRNMK
- a CDS encoding NUDIX hydrolase, which translates into the protein MSDKWLEWAKRIQALSQSGLSFSKDVYDIERYEELRTISAEIMQEYTDLDMRKVRDLFTNESGYQTPKVDVRGAVFEDNKILMVREKVDDKWSLPGGFCDVGLSPSENIVKEIREESGYDVTPVKLLALLDMNKHPHPSQPYHYYKIFIQCELTGGEARSGIETKGINFFGEENLPELSIGRNTETQINLLFEFLRDPSKETVYD
- a CDS encoding methyltransferase domain-containing protein, which codes for MNKYGQDLFKGTAGYYSKYRPMYPSSLIRFLVETFSLNGEQNLLDLGCGTGQLTIRFSDWCHKIVGIDVEPEMIEEATRIDQEVRMGQIQWFNGTLEQYTLENHEHFSLVTIAKAFHWMDRPKVLEELFDMISPGGGVAIIDNYDPDQTLKPWQVRFNEVIEEWYGKDRKAGNSTYTHPVTSHEEVISHSQFDLEVHTLPTYEITWTIESILGNLYSTSYGSKRFLGSDISLFERDVREAMLDICESGEYKEESTLSVKIGRKRL
- a CDS encoding VOC family protein yields the protein MSQKLLRVGTTYIPVTNVDLSSEWYIHKLDAELSYKDEDKAILNLANQSIFLVKSKENQSANFIDIYGEERFSLTFEVNGLEALETLHKDFIDNGIRVGTIENRGHSGRNFVFYDLDGNKFDVWSELSPIFREKYFISQ